One Trichomycterus rosablanca isolate fTriRos1 chromosome 10, fTriRos1.hap1, whole genome shotgun sequence DNA window includes the following coding sequences:
- the snx11 gene encoding sorting nexin-11: MIKSQEDEFIAVRVQDPRMVNEGSWNSYVDFKIFLHTNSKAFTAKTSCVRRRYSEFVWLKRTLQKNAGLVPVPELPGKSFFTFNNTDFIEKRRMGLQHFLDKVVHMTVCLSDSQLHLFLQTQLPLGHIEDCIKGHTPYSVTDAILTYASSNRGWAQEEEGGGLESCPTPISYESVESPLPDVSISQYEKPPLEPVTTAAEINCVVLRLHQEDAAVPNGAHGDDQEGTVEDGKSCQLVVELDQQVPIITTQNTKSDLSLPDERTQTHNSIEDIITYDSGESQPAADTSLPKAVATNNNFVTIF; this comes from the exons ATGATTAAAAGTCAAGAAGAT GAATTCATTGCTGTGAGGGTTCAGGATCCTCGCATGGTGAATGAAGGATCATGGAATTCATATGTGGATTTCAAAATTTTCCTTCAT ACTAACAGCAAAGCCTTTACAGCGAAAACATCGTGTGTGCGCCGTCGATACAGTGAGTTTGTGTGGCTGAAAAGGACACTGCAAAAGAATGCTGGTCTGGT ACCGGTTCCTGAGCTGCCTGGAAAGTCTTTCTTCACCTTCAACAACACGGACTTTATTGAAAAGAGGAGAATGGGTTTACAGCACTTCCTTGACAA GGTGGTCCACATGACAGTGTGTCTGTCCGACAGTCAGCTCCATTTATTTCTGCAGACTCAACTTCCTCTCGGTCACATTGAAGACTGCATAAAAGGTCACACTCCTTATAGCGTTACTGATGCCATTCTAACTTACGCCTCGTCCAATCGTGGCTGGGCTCAGGAGGAGGAAGGTGGAGGACTGGAGTCATGCCCAACACCAATTTCTTATGAATCAGTTGAGAG CCCCCTTCCAGATGTTTCCATTTCACAATATGAGAAACCTCCACTTGAGCCAGTGACAACAGCTGCTGAAATTAACTGTGTGGTGTTAAGATTACATCAGGAAGACGCCGCTGTACCTAATGGAGCTCATGGAGATGACCAAGAGGGAACAGTAGAGGATGGTAAGAGTTGTCAGCTAGTTGTGGAGCTCGACCAGCAAGTTCCCATCATTACAACCCAAAACACTAAATCTGATCTCAGCTTACCAGATGagagaacacaaacacacaacagcATAGAGGACATCATTACATACGACAGTGGAGAATCAcaacctgcagcagatacttcACTGCCGAAAGCTGTAGCAACTAATAATAACTTTGTCACcattttttaa